A genomic region of Trifolium pratense cultivar HEN17-A07 linkage group LG3, ARS_RC_1.1, whole genome shotgun sequence contains the following coding sequences:
- the LOC123915704 gene encoding GDP-mannose transporter GONST1, with protein MKSSTDDEHDEENVKLLEKSRERGSRNGRVVKVHNQALLSGLAYCLSSCGMILVNKFVLSSYDFNAGISLMVYQNFISVIIVSVLSLLGLVSTEPLTWRLIKVWLPVNVIFVGMLITSMFSLKYINVAMVTVLKNVTNVITAVGEMYLFKKQHEGRVWGALFLMIISAITGGITDLSFNATGYAWQTLNCFLTASYSLTLRRVMDTAKQYTKSGNLNEFSMVLLNNTLSLPLGIFLIVVFNEVDYLLTTPLLRLPSFWLVMTFSGILGLAISFTSMWFLHQTGATTYSLVGSLNKIPLSIAGIFLFKVPTSVENSASILFGLLAGVLFARAKIRERSQT; from the exons ATGAAGTCTTCTACGGATGATGAACATGATGAAGAAAATGTGAAGTTGTTGGAAAAAAGCAGAGAAAGAGGTTCAAGAAATGGAAGGGTTGTTAAAGTTCATAATCAAGCTTTATTATCTGGACTTGCTTATTGTCTTTCCTCTTGTGGCATGATTTTAGTTAACAAATTTGTACTATCTAGTTATGATTTTAATGCTGGAATTTCCTTAATGGTTTATcag AATTTCATTTCGGTGATCATTGTTTCTGTGTTGAGCCTTCTGGGTTTAGTTTCAACTGAACCATTGACATGGAGGTTGATTAAAGTTTGGTTACCTGTCAATGTTATATTTGTTGGAATGCTAATTACAAGCATGTTTAG TTTGAAATACATTAATGTAGCTATGGTGACAGTCTTGAAGAATGTTACTAATGTCATAACCGCTGTTGGTGAAATGTACTTGTTCAAGAAGCAGCATGAAGGCAGAGTCTGGGGTGCTCTATTTCTGATG ATCATTTCAGCAATAACTGGAGGGATTACTGATCTCTCTTTTAATGCAACGGGCTATGCGTGGCAGACACTAAACTGTTTCTTAACCGCATCATATTCT CTGACCCTACGGAGGGTCATGGATACGGCAAAGCAATATACTAAATCTGGAAATTTAAATGAGTTTTCGATGGTCTTGTTGAACAACACTCTCTCTTTGCCTTTGGGAATTTTCCTGATTGTTGTTTTCAATGAGGTGGATTATCTCCTAACAAC GCCACTTCTGAGATTGCCTAGCTTTTGGTTAGTGATGACATTTAGTGGAATTCTGGGTTTAGCAATTAGCTTCACATCGATGTGGTTTCTTCATCAGACAGGAGCTACAACTTACAG TCTTGTTGGTTCATTGAATAAGATACCACTTTCAATTGCTGGCATCTTTCTCTTTAAAGTTCCTACTAGCGTGGAGAACTCAGCCAGCATTTTATTCG GACTTTTAGCAGGAGTACTTTTCGCTAGAGCCAAAATCAGGGAGAGATCACAAACCTGA
- the LOC123915705 gene encoding probable gamma-secretase subunit PEN-2: MEASQSHINNPNSNPNPLASSVPLWPTIDGPLGLSEEESVKYAKRFYKFGFAFLPLLWAVNCFYFWPVIRHSHSFPRIRPYVVGSAIGFTIFAAILCSWALTFSIGGERLFGPVWDQLVMYNLADRLGLVGWS, translated from the exons ATGGAAGCGTCACAATCACACATCAACAACCCCAATTCGAATCCGAATCCTCTAGCTTCATCAGTTCCGTTATGGCCAACAATCGACGGTCCATTAGGATTATCGGAAGAAGAATCAGTGAAGTACGCTAAAAGATTCTACAAATTCGGTTTCGcatttcttcctcttctttgGGCTGTTAATTGCTTCTACTTCTGGCCTGTTATTCGCCATTCTCATTCCTTCCCTCGCATTCGACCCT ATGTTGTCGGCTCTGCAATTGGGTTTACTATTTTTGCGGCAATTCTTTGCTCTTGGGCTCTTACATTTTCTATTGGAGGGGAACGCCTCTTTGGCCCTGTCTGGGATCAGTTGGTTATGTACAATCTCGCTGATAGGTTAGGCTTAGTAGGCTGGAGCTAG
- the LOC123916299 gene encoding LOW QUALITY PROTEIN: probable polygalacturonase (The sequence of the model RefSeq protein was modified relative to this genomic sequence to represent the inferred CDS: inserted 2 bases in 2 codons; substituted 1 base at 1 genomic stop codon), whose translation MESEKPTFTTLILGSYKKPSFSILLLFFTFLAILSLQFSTRSLFPLSILISQQQQKSSLDPTTCSAFFHDVPPRKVIMSIVDFGGVGDGKTSNTQSFQRAIRYMQRFQNKGGSQLNIPAGTWLTGSFNLTSDFTLFLHHGAVLLGSQDPKEWPIIEPLPSYGRGRERLGGRHISLIHGNGVRNVVITGENGTVDGQGKMWWELWWNRTLEHTRGHLLELMNSENVLVSNLTFRNSPFWTIHPVYCSNVVIKGMTILAPLNAPNTDGIDPDSSTNVCIEDNYIESGDDLVAIKSGWDQYGITMAKPSTNIIVRRVSGTTPTCSGVGIGSEMSGGISNIIIENLHVWNSAAGVRIKSDNGRGGYIKNVSISNIRMERVKIPIRFSRGSNDHPDDGWDPKAVPRFEDILISNVVSVNSTKSAVLEGVEGSSFEGLCFKNITLLGVALSATWHCEYVAGFANGVFPVPCPELQNNGTSSWFSRVLLKRIILLRVKNEMLSLSSWLVPAVNSKTVITCIYCNPKTLICKDLLHXIVKTLKNGIFTXYXQNLSIKMNMKLHSLLCFMFLIVAFSSIQICLADCDNIQDTCPTSPSEKHTTSINGLTCNNPADKSAHDFKTMELSKSGSRDKFGSSINIVTASKFPGLNTLGMSIGRTDIEVDGIVNFHNHPRASEMIFVKEGVLEVGFLDTQNKLFQKALKEGDVFVIPKGLFHFFLNRGVEVTTVFSVFNSQNPGLGSPTATPSESVEKIKRKLISLSESEVDSVDDLSLIVSEIIYS comes from the exons ATGGAATCAGAGAAACCAACCTTTACAACTCTCATTCTCGGATCATACAAAAAACCTTCATTCTCAATCTTACTTCTCTTCTTCACCTTCCTCGCAATCCTCTCTCTTCAATTTTCAACTCGCTCTCTTTTCCCTCTTTCAATCCTCAtttctcaacaacaacaaaaatcttcCCTCGATCCCACCACCTGCTCCGCTTTTTTTCACGATGTTCCTCCCAGAAAAGTCATCATGTCCATCGTTGATTTCGGTGGCGTTGGCGATGGTAAAACCTCCAATACGCAGTCGTTTCAAAGAGCGATTCGGTACATGCAACGCTTTCAAAATAAAGGTGGATCACAGCTTAATATCCCCGCTGGAACGTGGCTTACCGGTAGTTTTAATCTCACCAGTGATTTCACGCTTTTTCTTCATCATGGTGCTGTTCTTCTCGGTTCTCAG GATCCAAAAGAATGGCCTATTATTGAACCTTTGCCATCTTATGGAAGGGGAAGAGAGAGATTAGGAGGAAGACACATTAGCCTTATACATGGAAACGGTGTACGTAATGTTGTTATCACag GAGAAAATGGGACAGTTGATGGTCAAGGGAAGATGTGGTGGGAACTTTGGTGGAACAGAACACTGGAGCACACAAGAGGCCACCTCCTTGAACTTATGAACTCAGAAAATGTTCTTGTTTCAAACCTTACTTTTAGAAATTCTCCTTTTTGGACCATCCACCCTGTTTACTGCAG TAATGTTGTGATCAAAGGGATGACAATCTTGGCTCCTCTCAATGCCCCAAATACGGATGGCATAGATCCAG ACTCGAGTACCAACGTGTGTATTGAAGATAATTACATAGAAAGTGGGGATGATCTCGTAGCCATCAAGAGTGGTTGGGATCAATATGGAATCACCATGGCTAAGCCCAGCACAAACATCATAGTGAGGAGAGTTTCAGGGACTACCCCAACTTGCTCTGGAGTAGGAATAGGCAGTGAAATGTCTGGTGGAATTTCAAATATTATAATCGAGAATTTGCACGTGTGGAATTCTGCAGCCGGCGTTCGCATAAAATCTGATAATGGCAGAGGCGGGTATATAAAAAATGTGAGTATAAGCAATATAAGAATGGAGAGAGTGAAGATACCCATTAGGTTCAGTAGAGGTTCGAATGACCATCCTGATGATGGGTGGGATCCAAAAGCCGTTCCTAGATTTGAAGATATTTTAATAAGCAATGTGGTCAGTGTAAATTCAACAAAATCTGCAGTTTTGGAAGGTGTGGAGGGTTCATCATTTGAAGGCTTGTGCTTCAAGAATATTACTCTTCTTGGTGTAGCCTTATCTGCAACATGGCATTGTGAATATGTCGCTGGTTTTGCCAATGGGGTATTCCCCGTTCCATGTCCTGAGTTGCAGAACAATGGCACTTCATCCTGGT TTTCTCGAGTCCTGCTCAAGCGGATTATTTTGCTACGAGTGAAAAATGAG ATGCTCTCTCTCTCATCCTGGTTGGTG CCAGCAGTGAACTCCAAGACTGTCATAACTTGTATTTATTGCAACCCCAAAACACTCATCTGCAAAGACTTGTTAC CAATAGTCAAAACCTTAAAAAATGGTATATTTA TGTATTGACAAAATCTGAGCATCAAGATGAATATGAAATTACATTCTTTATTGTGCTTCATGTTCCTCATTGTAGCTTTTAGCAGCATACAAATATGTTTAGCAGACTGTGATAATATACAGGACACATGCCCCACATCACCATCAGAAAAACATACCACATCCATCAATGGTCTCACCTGCAATAACCCAGCTGACAAATCTGCTCATGATTTCAAAACCATGGAATTAAGCAAATCTGGTTCAAGAGACAAATTTGGTTCATCAATCAACATTGTGACAGCTTCAAAGTTCCCTGGCCTCAACACTCTTGGTATGTCAATTGGTAGAACAGACATTGAAGTGGATGGGATTGTGAACTTCCATAATCATCCAAGAGCTAGCGAGATGATCTTTGTTAAGGAAGGTGTATTGGAAGTTGGATTTCTTGATACACAAAACAAGCTTTTCCAGAAGGCTTTAAAAGAAGGTGATGTGTTTGTGATCCCTAAGGGATTGTTCCATTTCTTTCTAAATCGCGGTGTAGAAGTTACAACTGTGTTTTCTGTGTTTAATAGTCAAAATCCAGGGTTGGGATCTCCTACAGCCACACCTTCTGAATCAGTTGAGAAGATAAAGAGAAAGCTTATATCACTTTCTGAGTCAGAAGTTGATAGTGTTGATGATTTGAGTTTGATTGTGTCTGAGATTATTTACAGTTAG
- the LOC123916911 gene encoding ras-related protein RABC1-like, with amino-acid sequence MDSSSNQEFDYLFKLLMIGDSGVGKSSLLLCFTADAFEDLSPTIGVDFKVKYVTVEGKKLKLAIWDTAGQERFRTLTSSYYRGAQGIIMAYDVTRRDTFTNLSEVWAKEVELYSTNPDCIKMLVGNKVDKESDRAVTKKEGTDFAREYGCLFIECSAKTRVNVQHCFEELVLKILDTPSLLAEGSKGNKKNIFKDKALQSDSSASSCC; translated from the exons ATGGATTCGAGTTCGAATCAGGAATTCGATTATTTGTTCAAATTATTGATGATTGGTGATTCCGGAGTTGGCAAGAGTAGTCTCCTCCTCTGTTTCACCGCTGATGCTTTCGAAGATCTTTCTCCTACAATTG GTGTTGATTTTAAGGTCAAATATGTCACTGTGGAAGGTAAAAAGTTGAAGCTTGCCATTTGGGATACAG CTGGTCAAGAGAGATTCAGAACACTAACGAGTTCTTATTACCGAGGTGCACAAGGGATCATTATGG CTTATGATGTTACTCGGCGAGATACATTTACAAATCTCTCTGAGGTATGGGCTAAGGAAGTAGAACTTTATTCAACAAATCCGGATTGCATCAAGATGCTTGTTGGAAATAAAGTGGATAAG GAGAGTGATAGAGCTGTGACAAAGAAAGAGGGAACAGACTTTGCAAGGGAATATGGTTGCCTATTTATTGAATGCAGTGCTAAAACTCGGGTTAACGTACAACATTGCTTTGAAGAGCTTGTTTTGAAG ATTTTGGACACACCTAGCCTCTTAGCCGAGGGTTCGAAAGGGAACAAAAAGAACATTTTTAAGGACAAGGCACTCCAGTCTGATTCATCCGCAAGTAGTTGTTGCTAA
- the LOC123918175 gene encoding U-box domain-containing protein 25-like, with translation MNEAQTEINIPHLFRCPISLDLLEDPVTLTTGQTYDRSSIEKWISAGNFTCPVTMQKLHDLSFVPNHTLRHLIDQWLQLGSQYHPSTNNSATIDYLASLKNNLESHDSTLETKFKALEKIKVLSDEYCSFRKSCFQQLSFLSLLLELVFGLCLSDSKLSENYLDFVELTLSCILKLLPIVNLEPLNIIKDESKLENFIFLFEKGTSSIKTSLCLVIDYSTTVSQTEDLCHVLGNSQKLVHEIVQVVMNQNSVDNDEVSTAAIKALSALSSLESNKESLVKCGAINGIITYISRCENGKKINLAPLAMATLKKLLVLESGKEALVNHVNGIETLVKMVFKVCNQECSESAVGILSIICSDFGSAREVAIGAGVLSQLLFLLQSQCGTKTKTKARMLLKLLRSKWSEESMQV, from the coding sequence ATGAACGAAGCTCAAACAGAAATCAACATTCCTCACTTGTTTAGATGTCCTATAAGTCTTGATTTGTTGGAAGATCCAGTGACTTTAACCACTGGCCAAACCTATGATAGATCAAGCATAGAAAAATGGATTTCTGCAGGTAATTTCACATGTCCTGTTACAATGCAGAAGCTTcatgatttatcttttgttcCAAATCATACTCTTCGCCATTTGATTGATCAATGGCTTCAACTTGGTTCACAATATCACCCTTCAACAAATAACTCTGCTACCATAGATTATTTAGCTTCATTGAAAAACAATCTTGAATCTCATGATTCTACTTTAGAAACCAAGTTTAAAGCACTTGAGAAAATTAAGGTTCTTTCTGATGAATATTGTTCTTTTAGAAAATCTTGTTTCCAACAACTTAGTTTCTTGTCTCTACTTTTGGAACTTGTTTTTGGTTTATGTTTATCAGATTCTAAACTCTCAGAAAATTACTTAGATTTTGTGGAGTTAACACTTTCTTGTATTCTTAAACTGTTACCTATTGTAAACTTAGAACCTTTGAATATCATCAAAGATGAATCTAAGTTagaaaatttcatatttttatttgaaaaaggaACTAGTTCAATTAAGACTAGTTTATGTCTTGTTATAGATTATTCAACAACAGTATCACAAACAGAAGATTTATGTCATGTACTTGGAAATTCACAAAAACTAGTACATGAAATTGTTCAAGTTGTTATGAATCAAAATAGTGTTGATAACGACGAGGTTTCTACGGCGGCAATTAAGGCCTTATCAGCATTATCTTCATTGGAATCAAACAAAGAGAGTTTAGTGAAATGTGGAGCAATAAATGGAATCATAACATATATTTCAAGATGTGAAAATGGAAAAAAGATTAATTTGGCTCCACTTGCAATGGCAACATTGAAGAAACTTTTGGTTTTGGAAAGTGGTAAAGAAGCATTGGTGAATCATGTAAATGGTATTGAAACTTTGGTTAAAATGGTTTTTAAGGTATGTAATCAAGAGTGTAGTGAAAGTGCTGTTGGAATACTTTCAATTATTTGTAGTGATTTTGGAAGTGCTAGAGAAGTAGCTATTGGAGCTGGTGTTTTGAGTCAGTTATTGTTTCTTCTGCAGAGTCAGTGTGGtactaaaactaaaactaaGGCAAGAATGTTGCTTAAGTTGTTGAGATCTAAGTGGAGTGAGGAATCAATGCAAGTTTAA